The Noviherbaspirillum saxi genome includes a window with the following:
- a CDS encoding STAS domain-containing protein, translated as MYRPAVTLTVNNAQTALEAGLRAIADGQTEIDLADLSVVDSGAVATMLAWQRAAQRTGKKLLFRNPSANLQSLITLYGVDELLVIAAAAAPRSDLLHH; from the coding sequence ATGTATCGTCCCGCAGTCACGCTGACCGTCAATAACGCGCAAACCGCACTCGAAGCTGGTTTGCGCGCCATTGCCGACGGCCAGACCGAAATCGACCTTGCCGATCTGAGCGTGGTCGATTCCGGCGCCGTTGCCACCATGCTTGCCTGGCAACGTGCAGCGCAACGCACCGGCAAGAAGCTCCTCTTTCGCAATCCTTCCGCCAACCTGCAAAGCCTGATCACGCTGTATGGCGTCGATGAACTTCTCGTGATCGCGGCGGCCGCCGCCCCACGCAGCGATCTGCTGCATCATTGA